In Luteitalea sp. TBR-22, one genomic interval encodes:
- a CDS encoding cytochrome c has protein sequence MPIPGVGRRPALMVCLALLALTIGLRAATPARPDASSFPDIVEHFKYGSIGAEENSGLPYRIWKVLPEVCADALPRRPGTGYERIGFISDGAPHGRPIGTSFRKGNGDRVGLNCATCHVGTLRDAPDAPRRVIVGMPANQMDLQAYGRFLSACAKSPAFETGRLIDAIRKGDPGFGFFSRLAYRLFVVRAARNGILDREKQNAWFDDRPAFGPGRVDTFNPYKVLLKVPMDRTVGTVDLPSIWNQRPRQGLWLHWDGNNDRVEERNKSAAIGAGATPASLDLPSMKRIEDWLLDFPAPRYPVERIDTARAAEGRGVYQAACASCHDLGTARVGQVTPVEEVATDRQRLDSFTPALAAAMNTIGKGRPWAFSHFRKTQGYANMPLDGLWLRAPYLHNGSVPDLRSLLFPEERPTVFHRAYDVYDWTRVGFVSSGPDAEREGVRFDTALPGNASTGHTYGADLPTTQKLALLEYLKTL, from the coding sequence ATGCCGATCCCGGGGGTTGGTCGCCGGCCGGCGCTGATGGTGTGCCTCGCGCTCCTGGCGCTGACGATCGGCCTGCGCGCCGCCACGCCCGCACGTCCCGATGCCTCCTCGTTTCCCGACATCGTCGAGCACTTCAAGTACGGCTCGATCGGCGCCGAGGAGAACTCGGGGCTGCCGTACCGGATCTGGAAGGTGCTGCCCGAGGTCTGCGCCGACGCGCTGCCGCGGCGACCAGGCACGGGGTACGAGCGCATCGGCTTCATCAGCGACGGCGCGCCGCACGGCCGCCCGATCGGCACCTCCTTCCGCAAGGGGAACGGCGACCGCGTCGGACTCAACTGCGCGACCTGCCACGTCGGCACGTTGCGCGACGCACCCGACGCGCCGCGCCGCGTGATTGTCGGCATGCCAGCCAACCAGATGGACCTGCAGGCCTACGGCCGGTTCCTGTCGGCGTGCGCGAAGAGTCCCGCCTTCGAGACCGGGCGCCTGATCGACGCGATCCGCAAGGGCGATCCCGGGTTCGGGTTCTTCTCGCGCCTGGCCTACCGGCTGTTCGTGGTGCGCGCCGCGCGCAACGGCATCCTGGATCGCGAGAAGCAGAACGCCTGGTTCGACGACCGCCCGGCGTTCGGTCCCGGGCGCGTGGACACGTTCAATCCGTACAAGGTGCTGCTGAAGGTCCCGATGGATCGCACCGTCGGCACGGTGGATCTGCCGTCGATCTGGAACCAGCGGCCGCGCCAGGGGCTGTGGCTGCACTGGGACGGCAACAACGATCGCGTCGAGGAACGCAACAAGAGCGCGGCGATCGGCGCGGGCGCGACGCCCGCCTCGCTGGACCTGCCGTCGATGAAGCGCATCGAGGACTGGCTGCTCGACTTCCCGGCGCCGCGCTATCCCGTGGAGCGCATCGACACGGCCCGCGCCGCCGAGGGCCGCGGCGTGTACCAGGCCGCGTGCGCGTCGTGCCACGACCTCGGGACGGCCAGGGTCGGCCAGGTGACCCCCGTCGAGGAGGTGGCGACCGATCGACAGCGCCTCGACTCGTTCACGCCGGCACTCGCCGCCGCGATGAACACGATCGGCAAGGGCCGGCCGTGGGCGTTCTCGCACTTCCGCAAGACGCAGGGCTACGCCAACATGCCCCTCGACGGCCTGTGGCTCCGCGCGCCCTACCTGCACAACGGCTCGGTGCCCGACCTGCGCAGCCTGCTGTTCCCGGAGGAGCGACCAACCGTGTTCCATCGCGCCTACGACGTGTACGACTGGACGCGGGTCGGCTTCGTGTCGTCGGGGCCCGACGCCGAACGCGAAGGCGTGCGCTTCGACACCGCGCTGCCCGGCAACGCCAGCACCGGCCACACCTACGGCGCCGACCTGCCTACGACGCAGAAGCTCGCGCTGCTGGAGTATCTGAAGACGCTGTAG